A stretch of Gammaproteobacteria bacterium DNA encodes these proteins:
- a CDS encoding nitronate monooxygenase has product MRNPLHTKLCERLGIEYPVVAFTHCKDVAVAVINAGGFAVLGEAMHTPEHIVGDIRWIRDRVNGKPFGIDLVLPASVPEEKTLEELYAMIPREQREYTDMIMKKYSVPKPKEQLEISTWGGLDQQRGLAQLEVLFDEKVPVIASGLGSPEFMLKRAHQLGIQVWGLVGKPRQAKKQIAAGTDVIIAQGYDAAGHTGNIGTFSIVPQVVDAARAAGVPILAAGGVTTGRHLAAALALGADGVWTGSLWLASRESDVNLPMKEKLIESNADDTSYSDCISGYTMRTIRCPWHVEWDREDAPAVLKPPLQMLLSNEYITGANDYQRKDLMTEAAGQGIDYVTEMKPARQILSDMVEEALDVFDRFGADDGS; this is encoded by the coding sequence CGTCGCGGTCGCCGTCATCAACGCGGGCGGTTTCGCGGTGCTCGGCGAAGCCATGCATACGCCGGAGCATATCGTGGGCGATATTCGCTGGATCCGCGATCGGGTCAACGGCAAGCCGTTTGGCATCGACCTGGTGCTGCCGGCCTCGGTTCCCGAGGAAAAGACACTCGAGGAACTGTACGCGATGATTCCGCGCGAACAGCGCGAATACACCGACATGATCATGAAGAAATACTCGGTTCCCAAGCCGAAGGAACAACTCGAGATTTCGACCTGGGGCGGGCTTGACCAACAGCGCGGCCTGGCCCAGTTGGAGGTGCTGTTCGACGAAAAGGTACCGGTAATTGCCTCGGGGCTCGGTTCGCCGGAATTCATGCTCAAGCGGGCACACCAGCTCGGCATCCAGGTCTGGGGCCTGGTCGGCAAGCCACGCCAGGCGAAGAAGCAGATTGCTGCCGGCACCGACGTGATCATCGCCCAAGGCTACGATGCCGCCGGACACACCGGCAATATCGGCACCTTCTCGATCGTGCCGCAGGTGGTGGATGCCGCGCGCGCCGCCGGCGTGCCGATACTCGCCGCCGGTGGTGTCACCACGGGCCGCCACCTCGCGGCCGCGCTCGCGCTCGGCGCCGACGGGGTCTGGACCGGCTCGCTGTGGCTGGCCTCGCGCGAATCGGACGTGAACCTGCCGATGAAGGAAAAGCTGATCGAGTCGAACGCCGACGACACCTCGTATTCGGACTGCATCTCGGGTTACACGATGCGCACGATCCGCTGTCCGTGGCACGTCGAGTGGGACCGTGAAGATGCCCCGGCGGTGCTCAAGCCACCGCTGCAGATGCTGCTCTCGAACGAGTACATCACCGGCGCCAACGATTACCAGCGCAAGGACCTGATGACCGAGGCAGCGGGCCAGGGCATCGACTACGTGACGGAAATGAAGCCGGCGCGCCAGATACTCTCCGACATGGTCGAGGAAGCGCTCGATGTGTTCGACCGCTTTGGTGCCGATGACGGAAGTTGA
- a CDS encoding electron transfer flavoprotein subunit beta/FixA family protein: MRIVVCIKQVLDPSAVNNYALAGNLRIAADGRTLDVQAIPRLINAYDEQALEAALRLRDAGCECRITAVSIGRDLQDPLKHCAALGADEIVAIEAKAETLDHHVVANILAAYIRSSGGADLVLCGRQASDDDQGVVPALIGEALGLPIASLARAIELVDGARLRVTRVTTDGDEIIEGALPAVVTVSNELGEPRFPSARDKMAARKKVPLDISVASLGLSDAELTPRVVLAKQYIPEIHGHCEFIEGTPAEAAQLLFEKLRADKLL; encoded by the coding sequence ATGCGCATCGTGGTTTGCATCAAGCAGGTGCTGGATCCCAGCGCGGTGAACAACTACGCCCTTGCCGGCAATCTCAGGATCGCGGCCGACGGCCGCACGCTCGATGTTCAGGCCATTCCGCGGCTGATCAATGCCTACGACGAACAGGCCCTCGAGGCGGCGCTGCGCCTGCGTGATGCGGGTTGCGAGTGCCGCATCACGGCAGTGTCGATCGGCCGCGATCTGCAGGACCCGCTCAAGCACTGCGCCGCGCTGGGTGCCGACGAAATCGTGGCGATCGAGGCCAAGGCCGAAACGCTGGATCATCACGTCGTGGCAAACATCCTCGCCGCCTATATCCGTTCGAGCGGCGGCGCGGACCTGGTGCTGTGCGGACGCCAGGCTTCCGATGACGACCAGGGCGTGGTGCCCGCGCTGATCGGCGAAGCGCTCGGCTTGCCGATCGCCTCGCTGGCGCGCGCCATCGAGTTAGTGGACGGCGCCCGCTTGCGGGTCACGCGAGTCACCACGGACGGCGACGAGATCATCGAGGGCGCACTGCCGGCGGTTGTGACCGTCAGCAACGAGCTCGGCGAGCCGCGCTTTCCCAGCGCACGCGACAAGATGGCGGCACGCAAGAAGGTACCGCTGGATATCTCCGTCGCCTCGCTGGGATTGTCGGACGCGGAACTGACCCCGCGCGTCGTCCTCGCGAAACAGTACATCCCGGAAATACACGGGCACTGCGAATTCATCGAAGGCACGCCCGCTGAAGCCGCGCAGCTCCTGTTCGAGAAGCTGCGCGCCGACAAGCTGCTGTAA
- a CDS encoding enoyl-CoA hydratase/isomerase family protein, translating into MPREENMLLFRIEDGVGIITLNRPHKLNAISWDLAAELAQLLYSLRENDAVRAILLHGAGRAFCAGGDLEFISGDSERPMPGTSDPSRPLPRSQRKTPGGPFIDVVRQLVAVDKPVIAAIHGAAVGAGLGYAMACDRRFGDTTTRMSAIFTNVGVSPDCGVSWFLPRLVGFSNALMMVETAKILNAEESKAIGLLDELVPEGKAFDAAFDYARLIAQRASVAVDMARRLIHRSQDCTLEEILDYEAVAGTMVASAFDAKEGTTAFLEKRKPVFRGI; encoded by the coding sequence ATGCCCCGGGAAGAAAACATGCTGCTGTTTCGCATCGAGGACGGTGTGGGCATCATCACGCTCAACCGGCCGCACAAGCTCAACGCGATCAGCTGGGATCTGGCCGCCGAACTCGCGCAACTGCTTTATTCGCTGCGCGAGAATGACGCGGTGCGCGCGATCCTGCTCCACGGTGCGGGCCGGGCATTCTGCGCCGGCGGTGACCTCGAGTTCATCTCGGGCGACAGCGAGCGACCGATGCCCGGCACCTCGGATCCCTCTCGCCCGCTGCCACGCTCGCAGCGCAAGACGCCCGGCGGGCCCTTCATCGACGTGGTGCGCCAGCTGGTGGCGGTCGACAAGCCGGTGATAGCGGCAATCCATGGTGCCGCCGTCGGCGCGGGGCTGGGCTATGCGATGGCCTGCGACCGCCGCTTCGGCGACACCACGACGCGCATGTCGGCGATCTTCACCAATGTCGGTGTCTCGCCCGATTGCGGAGTGTCATGGTTTCTGCCGCGGCTGGTCGGATTCTCGAATGCCTTGATGATGGTCGAAACCGCGAAGATCCTGAACGCCGAGGAGAGCAAGGCGATCGGGCTGCTGGACGAACTGGTTCCCGAGGGCAAGGCGTTTGATGCGGCGTTCGATTACGCACGCCTGATTGCGCAGCGTGCCAGCGTGGCGGTGGACATGGCGCGCCGCCTGATCCATCGCTCGCAGGACTGCACCCTGGAAGAGATCCTCGATTACGAGGCCGTGGCCGGCACCATGGTGGCATCGGCCTTCGACGCGAAGGAGGGCACGACGGCCTTCCTGGAGAAACGCAAGCCCGTGTTCCGCGGGATCTGA
- a CDS encoding TIGR03619 family F420-dependent LLM class oxidoreductase, with protein MKFALSVPGLLNYPPAMAPWEAHATGKDIIRFAKRADALSWDWLTVPEHLFIPDDMAEVMGRRFPEGLTACAVLAGATERIHLLTYVLVVPYRNPVLLAKQIATLEFIAGGRFTLGAAPGHLQGEFEVLGVPFRERGLITDEYIDAMIECWTSDSPAFKGKYVSFQDIVMEPKPVQKPYPPIFIGGNTEVAMKRAVQRGDGWMPWLITTEQLGGCLEFIRRQPAYEEKKDRFEIVITTTEYKVEDYSHAEKGTTEIVTERDRILRELEDLQKAGTTVAQVMTPQVDTVDQCLEWIEWYDSEIIPNFR; from the coding sequence ATGAAATTCGCATTGTCGGTACCTGGTCTGCTGAATTACCCACCCGCGATGGCACCCTGGGAGGCGCACGCGACCGGCAAGGACATCATCCGCTTCGCCAAGCGCGCTGATGCGCTGAGCTGGGACTGGCTCACCGTGCCGGAGCACCTGTTCATACCCGACGATATGGCCGAGGTGATGGGGCGACGTTTCCCCGAGGGCCTCACCGCCTGTGCGGTGCTGGCTGGTGCGACCGAGCGCATCCACCTGCTGACCTATGTGCTGGTCGTACCCTATCGCAACCCGGTGCTGCTGGCCAAACAGATCGCCACCCTGGAGTTCATTGCGGGCGGACGCTTCACCCTGGGTGCCGCGCCCGGACACCTGCAAGGCGAGTTCGAGGTGCTCGGGGTCCCGTTCAGGGAACGCGGCCTGATCACCGATGAGTATATCGATGCGATGATCGAGTGCTGGACCTCGGACTCACCCGCCTTCAAGGGCAAATACGTGAGTTTTCAGGACATCGTGATGGAGCCAAAGCCGGTGCAGAAGCCCTACCCGCCGATCTTTATCGGCGGCAACACCGAGGTTGCGATGAAGCGTGCGGTGCAGCGTGGGGATGGCTGGATGCCTTGGCTGATCACCACCGAACAGCTCGGCGGGTGCCTCGAATTCATCCGCCGGCAGCCCGCTTACGAGGAGAAGAAAGATCGATTCGAGATCGTGATAACAACCACGGAGTACAAGGTCGAGGACTACTCGCACGCGGAAAAAGGCACGACCGAGATCGTCACGGAGCGGGACAGGATTCTGCGCGAACTCGAGGACCTGCAGAAGGCGGGTACCACCGTTGCACAGGTCATGACGCCCCAGGTCGATACGGTCGATCAGTGTCTCGAGTGGATCGAATGGTACGACAGCGAAATCATTCCGAATTTCCGCTGA
- a CDS encoding CoA transferase, translating to MSAGALAGIKVIDFGQMVSAPFCARLFADYGADVVKVELPGGDTARAAGPFPGDVSDPEKSGLYFINNTNKRGITCDVATEAGRALFLRLLAWADLLIENHSPAQMRAWGLDYATLAATNPDLVVVSITPFGQTGPYSEWNGYDLNAYHLTGASHRYCGRPGEMPLEHGTFAADYCGAVAAAAWGLAAVLGRRQAGGGQHLDVSTAETIAATFVGGQNIGGFAQTGNYDTRTGVGMPQGAPATIMPCMDGHVWMLALEPGQWNGLRRVMGNPEWADLDLFQSMFERAQNADLIYPFIEEWTMQHGKMEIMEKCQAAGCPVTAVLTVAEAAEQPHLAARNYFVDIEHAALGRVRTLGAPFRLPESPGGPKTPAPLLGEHNAELGRELAELPDTPIAAPHGATQDPGRALPLQGLRVINFGWVWAGPVAGQTLGFLGAEVLKIESRARIDMTRNLPPFAEGVPGPDRSLSNHACWAGNGSVSLNLKQPEAKRLALELVAKADVVIENFGPGVMEQLGLGYQELRKVKQDLVMLSMPAAGLDGPLREVRTYGLSVTSTTGLDSLVGYKGGGPIPVENAFSDPFVGIFGSFAILTALHHRDASGQGQHIDFSQQEAIMQMVGPAYIDYALNGRVGGPKGNEHPLAGAAPHGVFRCTGDDRWISIAVPGEAEWQGLVRAMDKPAWAASERFATRAARVANIDELHRELAAWILAFDNHELATTLQAHGVAAAPVLCIADLLADPHYRARKTFVEVVHPLGFSETIYGAYVKTSRTVADIRPGPAIGQDNERVFRDILGMPQERYRQLVEDGVIY from the coding sequence GTGAGTGCCGGAGCACTGGCGGGAATCAAGGTCATCGATTTCGGACAGATGGTTTCTGCGCCATTCTGCGCCAGACTGTTCGCCGATTATGGCGCCGATGTGGTCAAGGTCGAGTTGCCTGGAGGTGACACGGCGCGCGCGGCAGGACCGTTTCCGGGTGATGTGAGCGACCCCGAGAAGAGCGGACTCTATTTCATCAACAATACCAACAAGCGTGGCATCACCTGTGATGTCGCCACCGAGGCGGGGCGTGCACTGTTCCTGCGCCTGCTGGCCTGGGCCGATCTGCTGATCGAGAATCACAGCCCGGCCCAGATGCGGGCCTGGGGGCTGGATTACGCCACGCTGGCCGCCACCAACCCCGATCTCGTGGTGGTGTCGATCACGCCCTTCGGTCAGACCGGACCTTACAGCGAGTGGAACGGGTACGACCTCAACGCCTATCACCTCACTGGCGCAAGCCATCGTTACTGCGGGCGCCCCGGCGAGATGCCGCTGGAACATGGCACGTTCGCGGCCGACTATTGCGGTGCGGTTGCCGCGGCGGCCTGGGGCCTGGCTGCGGTACTTGGTCGCCGCCAGGCCGGTGGTGGCCAGCATCTCGATGTATCCACGGCCGAGACGATTGCCGCGACTTTCGTCGGCGGGCAGAACATCGGCGGCTTTGCGCAGACGGGCAACTACGACACGCGCACCGGCGTCGGCATGCCGCAGGGCGCGCCGGCCACGATCATGCCCTGCATGGACGGTCATGTCTGGATGCTGGCGCTGGAGCCCGGGCAGTGGAACGGATTGCGGCGCGTCATGGGTAATCCGGAATGGGCGGATCTGGATCTGTTCCAGAGCATGTTCGAGCGCGCCCAGAATGCCGACCTGATCTATCCGTTCATCGAAGAATGGACGATGCAGCACGGCAAGATGGAGATCATGGAGAAATGCCAGGCGGCGGGTTGCCCGGTGACGGCGGTACTCACGGTCGCCGAAGCGGCGGAACAGCCCCATCTCGCGGCGCGCAACTACTTCGTCGACATCGAGCATGCAGCGCTCGGTCGTGTGCGCACTCTGGGGGCGCCGTTCAGGCTGCCCGAATCACCGGGCGGGCCGAAGACACCCGCGCCGCTGCTGGGTGAACACAATGCCGAGCTGGGCCGTGAACTCGCCGAGCTGCCGGATACGCCAATCGCGGCGCCGCACGGTGCGACGCAAGACCCGGGTCGTGCCCTGCCGTTGCAGGGGCTGCGGGTGATCAACTTCGGCTGGGTGTGGGCCGGGCCGGTCGCGGGCCAGACACTGGGCTTTCTTGGTGCCGAAGTGCTCAAGATCGAGTCGCGTGCGCGCATCGATATGACGCGTAACCTGCCACCTTTCGCCGAGGGTGTGCCAGGGCCTGACCGGAGCCTGTCGAACCACGCCTGCTGGGCCGGCAATGGCTCGGTATCGCTCAACCTCAAGCAACCGGAAGCGAAACGCCTCGCGCTCGAGCTGGTCGCAAAAGCCGATGTGGTGATCGAGAATTTCGGCCCCGGCGTGATGGAACAACTGGGTCTTGGCTACCAGGAGCTGCGCAAGGTCAAACAGGACCTGGTGATGCTCTCGATGCCGGCCGCGGGTCTCGATGGGCCACTGCGCGAGGTGCGCACCTATGGTCTCAGCGTGACCTCGACCACGGGGCTCGACAGCCTGGTCGGATACAAGGGCGGCGGGCCGATCCCGGTGGAGAATGCCTTCTCCGATCCTTTTGTCGGCATCTTCGGCTCGTTTGCGATCCTGACCGCGCTGCATCATCGTGATGCCAGCGGCCAGGGACAGCACATCGATTTCTCGCAGCAGGAAGCGATCATGCAAATGGTCGGTCCGGCCTATATCGATTATGCGCTGAACGGACGTGTGGGTGGCCCGAAGGGCAATGAGCATCCGCTGGCGGGGGCGGCGCCGCACGGCGTGTTCCGTTGCACCGGTGATGACCGCTGGATCAGCATTGCGGTGCCGGGCGAGGCGGAATGGCAGGGGTTGGTGCGCGCGATGGACAAGCCCGCGTGGGCGGCTTCCGAGCGCTTCGCAACGCGCGCGGCGCGGGTGGCGAACATCGATGAACTGCACCGCGAGCTTGCGGCATGGATCCTGGCCTTTGACAACCATGAATTGGCCACGACGCTGCAGGCTCACGGCGTCGCCGCGGCACCGGTATTGTGTATCGCAGACCTGCTGGCGGATCCGCATTACCGTGCGCGAAAGACTTTCGTGGAAGTCGTGCATCCCCTGGGCTTTAGCGAAACGATCTATGGCGCCTACGTGAAGACCAGCCGCACCGTGGCGGATATACGGCCTGGCCCCGCGATTGGACAGGACAACGAGCGCGTGTTCAGGGATATCCTCGGCATGCCGCAGGAACGCTACCGGCAACTCGTGGAAGATGGGGTGATCTACTAG
- a CDS encoding acyl-CoA/acyl-ACP dehydrogenase, whose amino-acid sequence MDLNFSEEQVLLRDMVRNLCEEHSTTRIVRDLENDPIGVPAALWAQMKETGLLGMMLPESYGGIGLNMLDRAVIFEELGRALAPGPYFVSSVMSALAIEKAGSSAQKEALLRPIGSGDLIVTPAWLEPDNGFGAEGVQLRAQGTADGYRLSGVKRHVFHAKAAQKLLVLARTGDAPEAIDLLLVDTTAPGLRLEQQLSMASDTQYQVHFDNVEVPAANRLGASGSGWKTWEACMYEGLILLAAQAAGGAARALEITVEYSKGRVQFDKPIGSFQSLAHYMADAVAVLEGAKTLVLEAAWAQTQGRSIARLSPMAKLFACNSFRDVTATCEQIHGGYGFTLEYDIQLFFRRAKQLQLNWWDSRYLEQLIAAEVLDGTGPTIEDPLSA is encoded by the coding sequence ATGGATTTGAATTTCAGCGAAGAGCAGGTGCTTCTGCGCGACATGGTGCGCAATCTGTGCGAGGAGCACAGCACCACGCGCATCGTGCGTGATCTGGAGAACGATCCGATCGGCGTACCCGCCGCGTTGTGGGCGCAGATGAAGGAAACCGGTCTGCTCGGCATGATGCTGCCCGAAAGCTATGGCGGCATCGGATTGAACATGCTCGACCGGGCGGTGATCTTCGAGGAGCTCGGTCGTGCGCTGGCACCGGGGCCGTATTTCGTGAGCTCGGTGATGAGCGCACTCGCCATCGAAAAGGCCGGCAGCAGCGCGCAGAAGGAGGCCTTGTTGCGTCCGATCGGAAGCGGTGATCTCATCGTCACGCCGGCATGGCTGGAACCCGACAACGGCTTTGGTGCCGAGGGTGTGCAGTTGCGCGCACAGGGCACGGCGGATGGCTATCGCCTGAGCGGTGTGAAGCGACATGTGTTCCATGCCAAGGCCGCGCAGAAGCTGCTGGTGCTGGCGCGCACCGGTGATGCGCCAGAGGCGATCGACCTGCTGCTGGTCGATACCACCGCGCCCGGACTCAGGCTGGAGCAGCAGCTCTCGATGGCCTCTGACACCCAGTACCAGGTTCATTTCGACAATGTCGAGGTCCCCGCGGCAAACCGTCTGGGTGCGTCCGGGAGCGGGTGGAAAACCTGGGAGGCCTGCATGTACGAGGGCCTCATCCTGCTCGCGGCGCAGGCTGCAGGCGGCGCCGCCCGCGCGCTGGAGATCACGGTCGAGTACTCCAAGGGTCGGGTACAGTTCGACAAACCGATCGGCTCGTTCCAGTCGCTGGCGCACTACATGGCCGATGCGGTTGCGGTGCTCGAGGGAGCCAAGACCCTGGTCCTCGAAGCCGCCTGGGCCCAGACCCAGGGCAGGTCGATCGCACGCCTGTCACCGATGGCGAAGCTTTTTGCCTGCAACTCGTTCCGTGATGTCACGGCGACCTGCGAGCAGATTCACGGAGGCTATGGCTTCACGCTGGAATACGATATCCAGTTGTTCTTTCGCCGCGCCAAGCAGTTGCAGCTGAACTGGTGGGATTCGCGCTACCTCGAACAGCTGATCGCGGCCGAGGTGCTCGACGGCACCGGTCCCACGATCGAAGACCCCTTGTCGGCATAG
- a CDS encoding MaoC family dehydratase N-terminal domain-containing protein: protein MTEGSPEIPAIVQALIGVVQYPEESSFAIEMGYVYNTCAAVQNGNPLFWDEGVAQEITQGWITPPTMMSVWFRPHYWAPGASGEQKALRTHFDLKELLGLPEAIISGNEAVFGVPVRPGDRLRTHQIVRSISEMKDTKVGRGRFWVIDVESFNQDDEFVGRETYTCLGYRRSA, encoded by the coding sequence ATGACTGAAGGCAGCCCGGAAATTCCCGCTATCGTCCAGGCGCTGATCGGCGTCGTGCAATACCCGGAGGAGTCGAGCTTCGCCATCGAGATGGGCTACGTATACAACACCTGTGCCGCCGTGCAGAACGGCAATCCGCTGTTCTGGGACGAAGGGGTGGCGCAGGAGATCACCCAGGGCTGGATCACGCCACCAACGATGATGTCGGTGTGGTTTCGCCCGCATTACTGGGCGCCGGGTGCGAGCGGCGAGCAGAAGGCGCTGCGCACGCATTTCGACCTGAAGGAACTGCTGGGCCTGCCGGAGGCCATCATCTCCGGCAATGAGGCGGTTTTCGGGGTCCCGGTGCGCCCGGGTGACCGGCTGCGCACACACCAGATCGTGCGTTCGATCAGCGAGATGAAAGACACCAAGGTCGGGCGTGGCCGATTCTGGGTGATCGACGTGGAGAGCTTCAACCAGGACGATGAGTTCGTGGGGCGCGAAACCTATACCTGTCTCGGCTACCGGAGATCAGCGTGA
- a CDS encoding CoA transferase, with product MSLLQGFKVLDLASVGPAARASRILADYGMEVIKVAPVASKGAKQTEPVYHAYGAGRGTKRIRVDLESAAGKEAIYRLARSVDVMIESFRPGVAQRIGVGYEQIKAHNPRIVYCSTSGYGQDGPCAQWAGHDINYLAMGGFLACSGRDAAGRPAIPGATVADSAGGGMQAAMSIMAALVQLPRRGEGCYLDVAITDGVLNLMSLYIDEYLATGVDTAPESALLTGKYACYGVYATRDGKALAVGAIETRFFANLCRLLELDQYAPLQYDTARQREIKAALSEAFLGRDRDEWTALLAGANTCVTPVLGIPEIVANEHFQARRTFMAAHHPEHGEFRQLAPVLAGNERECAAHEVRPAGRTDTDAVFGAAGFSAAEIAALRTAGVVE from the coding sequence ATGTCATTGCTGCAGGGATTCAAGGTGCTCGACCTGGCCAGCGTGGGCCCGGCCGCGCGTGCCTCGCGGATACTCGCGGACTACGGCATGGAAGTCATCAAGGTGGCACCGGTTGCGAGCAAGGGCGCGAAGCAGACCGAGCCGGTGTATCACGCCTATGGCGCGGGGCGCGGCACGAAGCGGATTCGCGTCGATCTCGAGTCTGCCGCGGGCAAGGAGGCGATCTACCGCCTGGCACGCAGCGTGGATGTGATGATCGAGAGTTTCCGGCCCGGCGTGGCGCAACGCATCGGGGTCGGTTACGAGCAGATCAAGGCGCACAATCCGCGCATTGTTTACTGCTCGACCAGCGGCTATGGGCAGGACGGTCCCTGCGCGCAATGGGCCGGGCACGACATCAACTACCTGGCGATGGGCGGTTTTCTCGCCTGCAGCGGTCGCGATGCGGCCGGTCGGCCGGCGATTCCCGGCGCCACGGTAGCCGACAGCGCCGGTGGCGGCATGCAGGCGGCCATGTCGATCATGGCGGCGCTGGTGCAGCTGCCGCGGCGCGGCGAGGGCTGCTACCTCGATGTCGCGATCACCGATGGCGTATTGAATCTGATGTCGCTCTATATTGACGAGTACCTCGCGACCGGGGTCGATACCGCGCCTGAATCCGCGCTGCTCACCGGCAAGTACGCCTGCTACGGAGTGTACGCGACGCGTGACGGCAAGGCGCTCGCAGTCGGTGCGATCGAGACGCGCTTCTTCGCCAACCTGTGTCGTCTGCTGGAACTGGATCAGTACGCCCCGCTGCAATACGACACCGCGCGTCAGCGCGAGATCAAGGCCGCCTTGAGCGAGGCCTTTCTGGGTCGCGATCGTGATGAGTGGACGGCACTGCTGGCGGGCGCAAACACCTGCGTGACGCCGGTGCTCGGCATTCCGGAGATCGTGGCGAACGAACATTTCCAGGCGCGCCGCACATTCATGGCGGCGCATCATCCGGAGCATGGTGAATTCCGCCAGCTCGCACCGGTGCTGGCGGGCAATGAACGCGAGTGCGCGGCGCACGAGGTGCGACCCGCGGGCCGCACTGACACCGATGCGGTATTTGGCGCGGCGGGATTCAGCGCCGCGGAAATTGCCGCGCTGCGCACCGCCGGCGTGGTGGAATAG
- a CDS encoding acyl-CoA dehydrogenase family protein has product MDFEFSAEEREFIRQVDAFLKENESPDVMDPSRENMAQVCDTPERRAFMKKVSERGWLGITWPKEHGGQDGSGIYEYLLNEKLSAVGAPGIGKGVGIVGKTLINVGSEKLKKEFLPKILNAEIEFAVGYSEPGAGSDAAAMRLKAERKGDGWVLNGQKIFTTSAHFADWYWVGARTDTSRPKHDGITLFLIPMNHPGLTVHAMYTMGGERTNGVFFDNVDVPDEYRVGELNKGFQYIAEALDVERFTLFTFSPIRARVQLLCDYVKTATRDGKPLREDPVIRQRVAQLATECEVGRLLGVKFITAAMQGGKTPTIEASCYKLYTTELSLRVANATMDIVGAGAQLALGTEDAPLRGRPERCYTYTVIDTIGGGSSEVQKNIISRRHLGLPKNF; this is encoded by the coding sequence ATGGACTTCGAATTTTCCGCAGAAGAGCGTGAGTTCATCCGCCAGGTCGATGCGTTTCTGAAAGAGAACGAATCGCCCGATGTGATGGACCCGAGCCGCGAGAACATGGCGCAGGTGTGCGACACGCCGGAGCGCCGGGCCTTCATGAAGAAGGTATCCGAGCGCGGCTGGCTGGGGATCACCTGGCCGAAAGAGCATGGCGGGCAGGACGGCAGCGGTATCTACGAATACCTGCTCAATGAAAAGCTCTCCGCGGTCGGTGCACCGGGCATCGGCAAGGGCGTGGGCATCGTTGGCAAGACCCTGATCAATGTCGGCTCGGAAAAGCTCAAGAAGGAGTTCCTGCCCAAGATCCTCAACGCGGAGATCGAGTTCGCGGTCGGCTACTCCGAACCGGGCGCGGGTTCCGATGCCGCGGCGATGCGGTTGAAGGCCGAGCGCAAGGGCGATGGCTGGGTGCTGAACGGCCAGAAGATCTTCACCACCTCGGCGCATTTCGCCGACTGGTACTGGGTGGGCGCGCGCACCGACACCAGCCGCCCCAAGCACGACGGGATCACGTTGTTCCTGATACCCATGAATCACCCGGGTCTCACCGTGCACGCGATGTACACGATGGGCGGTGAGCGCACCAACGGCGTGTTTTTCGACAACGTCGACGTGCCGGACGAATACCGCGTGGGCGAACTGAACAAGGGATTCCAGTACATCGCCGAGGCGCTCGACGTCGAGCGTTTCACGCTGTTCACCTTCTCGCCGATTCGCGCGCGTGTACAACTGCTGTGTGATTATGTGAAAACCGCGACCCGCGACGGCAAGCCGCTGCGCGAGGACCCGGTGATCCGCCAGCGTGTTGCGCAGCTGGCCACGGAGTGCGAGGTCGGGCGGCTGCTCGGCGTGAAATTCATCACTGCGGCGATGCAGGGCGGCAAGACGCCGACCATCGAGGCCTCGTGCTACAAGCTCTATACCACCGAGTTGTCGCTGCGCGTCGCCAACGCCACGATGGACATCGTCGGGGCGGGCGCGCAACTCGCGCTCGGCACCGAGGATGCGCCGCTGCGCGGGCGCCCGGAGCGCTGCTACACCTACACCGTGATCGACACGATCGGTGGTGGCAGCTCCGAGGTGCAGAAGAACATCATCTCCCGGCGCCATCTCGGCCTGCCGAAGAACTTCTGA